The Paenarthrobacter aurescens region ACCATGACGAACTGCCCCATCTGGGCGAAGTCCTTGCACACCAGGGTGAAGTGGTGTTTGTCGTCCAGTTGCCTGATGGACCTGATCCGGTCCAGGGCCTCCCTGTTTCCGATCTGCGCGCCCAGGGCGTAGCAGGAGTCCGTTGGGTAGGCGATCAGGCCGCCGCCTTGGAGCATGTTCACCACTTGGCCGATGGCGCGTGGTTGGGGATCTTCCGGGTGCACGTCAAAGAATCTGGCCATGGGAAGAGCCTACGACAAAGCTAGGACAAGACGTCCTTGTTGGAGAATTTTGCATAGGCCAGCGCGCCGCACACCGCGCTGTACCCGGCCTGGAGGAGCGCGTTCTCGCCGAACGATGTCCAGGAGATGGGTTGCCGCAGCAGATCCGCGAAGCCCAGCCAGTGGTGGCTGAACAGCCAGGGATGCAGCCACTCAAGCTGGGGCAGGTTGTCAAGCACCTGGGAGACCACGGAGAGCACTATCGTTGCGGCCATGGCGCCCACCGGCACGTCCGTGAAGGTGGAAATCAGCAGACCGATTGCTGAGAGGCCCAGCAGGGAAACGGTGATGTAGGAGGCGATCAGCAAGGACCGCACAGCAGATTCGCCTACGCTGATGGTGTCCCCGGACAACAATGTCACCGGACCTACGGGGAAAAGTACGACGCCGGCCAGGGCACCGGAGGCTGCCACGGTGGCGGTAGCGGCGCAACAGAACGCAACGGCCCCGGCATATTTCACCAGCAGCAGCCGTATCCGTCCTGCGGGAGCCAGAAGAAGGTAACGCAGTGTCCCCAGGTTCGCCTCCCCGGCGATGGTGTCCCCGGCTACCACCCCCACAGTGAGGGGCAGGAAGAGGGGCACGCACACCACCAAAGCCGTAACTGCAACAAAGAGGCCGTTCTGTGTGATGCGGTCCAGGAAGAGCGGCCCGCGGCCAGGGGCGGTGGGACGGGAAGATAGCTTGACGGCAACCGCAATCAGTATGGGCACGGCGGCGAGGGCAATCAGCATGGCCCAGGTACGCAAGCGACGAAACAGGACTTTCAGCTCCGAGCCGAGGAGCGCCCACCCTGGGCCTGTACGGACCGAACTCTCCTGGGAAGGACCAGCAGTATTAGCCGACAACGTCGAACCCCTCCCCGGTCAGGGAGACAAAACGCTCTTCCAGGCTTGCGTTCTCGACGGTGAAACCACGGATACCTACCCCATCAGCTACCAAAGCAGCCACTATTGCCTCGGGAAAGTGACCGTTGATCCCCGTCGCCATTACTGCCGTGTTTCCCCCTGTAAGGCCTGTTCCTGCTGCGTCGCCGGGAACCAGGCCAAGGCGCGTCAGGACGCGCGCCGCTGCGTCGACGTCGGGCGTTTGCACCACAACGTGAGCCTGCCCGGCCGAGCGCAGTTCCTCCAGGGGCCCCTGGGCCACTAAACGTCCGGCGCTCATCACCCCCACATGCGAACACATCTGCTCCACCTCGGCAAGCAGGTGGCTGGAGACGAACACAGTGGTTCCCCCTGCTGCAAGGGATCGAACCAAGGTGCGGACTTCGCGGGTACCCTGCGGATCAAGGCCATTGGTTGGTTCGTCCAGAACCAGGAGTTTTCGTGGCCGAAGCATGGCGTTGGCCAGGCCGAGGCGCTGCTTCATGCCCAGGGAGTAGGCGCGAACTTTCTTTCCTGCCGCGTGGCTGAGGCCAACCCGCTCAAGGGCATCTTGAACGCGCACCCGCCTGGTGGATGAGGGAGCGTGGGGGTCGGCGGCGTCCAAGCGCATCAGGTTTCCCGTGCCGGACAGGAACGGGTAAAAGCCGGGCCCTTCCACCAACGCGCCCACATCCGGAAGGACGGAGGCCAACGCCTGCGGCATATCCCTGCCAAGAACGCGAACGTTCCCGCTGCTCGCTGATGCCAGTCCGAGCAGCACCCGGATAGTGGTGGTCTTACCCGATCCGTTGGGACCCAGGAACCCGAAGACCGAGCCACGGGGCACGGCGAGGTTGATGCCGTCCACGGCGGACCTGTGCCCGAACCGCTTCACCAACTGGTGAGTTTCGATCGCGAGGTCTGCTGGGTCACCAAGAGTTGCGCGTCCCGTTCCGCCCAC contains the following coding sequences:
- a CDS encoding ABC transporter permease; its protein translation is MSANTAGPSQESSVRTGPGWALLGSELKVLFRRLRTWAMLIALAAVPILIAVAVKLSSRPTAPGRGPLFLDRITQNGLFVAVTALVVCVPLFLPLTVGVVAGDTIAGEANLGTLRYLLLAPAGRIRLLLVKYAGAVAFCCAATATVAASGALAGVVLFPVGPVTLLSGDTISVGESAVRSLLIASYITVSLLGLSAIGLLISTFTDVPVGAMAATIVLSVVSQVLDNLPQLEWLHPWLFSHHWLGFADLLRQPISWTSFGENALLQAGYSAVCGALAYAKFSNKDVLS
- a CDS encoding ABC transporter ATP-binding protein, which codes for MGGTGRATLGDPADLAIETHQLVKRFGHRSAVDGINLAVPRGSVFGFLGPNGSGKTTTIRVLLGLASASSGNVRVLGRDMPQALASVLPDVGALVEGPGFYPFLSGTGNLMRLDAADPHAPSSTRRVRVQDALERVGLSHAAGKKVRAYSLGMKQRLGLANAMLRPRKLLVLDEPTNGLDPQGTREVRTLVRSLAAGGTTVFVSSHLLAEVEQMCSHVGVMSAGRLVAQGPLEELRSAGQAHVVVQTPDVDAAARVLTRLGLVPGDAAGTGLTGGNTAVMATGINGHFPEAIVAALVADGVGIRGFTVENASLEERFVSLTGEGFDVVG